The genomic stretch GCCATCTAATACCTGTTGTTTACTTGATTTTCAGAGATATAAATGAAACCTCTTGACTAGCTATGTTTGCAGATTTTACAAAAACATTAATCTCGACTATCTCGCAGCAATCACGCGAAGTGCAGCACTAAGACAAATTATATCCGCGAGTACCCTCTGCTTATTTATCTTCAGATGAATATCCTCTTACCTTCTCCCATCTCAGCATGGTTCGCTGACCTTGTGAACAATACCCAATTAGGCCCAccaggtgatgatgatgatagaGTTTATTTCCGCAGCCATTATATCAAGGGCGTGTGGCGCAATTGGTAGCGCGTTCGCTTTGCAATAGCACAACTATGCGAAAGGTCTTGGGTTCGATTCCCAACTCGTCCATTTTTAGGATTTTGCTAGCCTGCAAACTGCTAATGTTTTTAGCACAAGCTTTTGTTTGCCCTGGATTCAGATGACACAGACAACCTCAGCATGTTCTCTGTATTAGTGAGCCACCTCTCTATTTTATGTAGTGATCAAGCTATTTTGTCCCATCCTCTCCCGACATAAGAAAGATGATTCAAACAAGATCAATAAAgccttctctccctccctctcgctCCATCTCATATCTCTACAAAATGCCGTGTCATCCCCTGGCGCAACTAGATTTCAGGCAATAGCACACGATCTCGAAATGGCTGATAACACCGGTAAATTCCTACCTTGCGGTATTCACCCCGTTATCGGCCCGTTTGTTGTAGAATCAACCCAACGAGAAAGTTGCAGCCTTGTTCAAGCATTTCAGGATAATATCCATGAGCAGGTAATGAATCAGGCCATTCGGTCTCTTTGAGCTCCAAAAGAAATATGGGATCTGATGGTGGGATTTCCTTAGTCCATTCAACGTCCAAACCACAGCCTAAGATGCATGACGGGTTATGATCGAGTCTATTTATCATTGCCCAAGGATTTTTCTCCAGCACCTCGTTTTGATTGTGTGAGTCGGACAATAACGATTCAATGGCCTCAATCTCAGGTTCACGTTCAGATTCCTGACGAGTTTCAAGCCGATGCCGTGGTGTCCTGCCTTCGCTGTTGGTGCCGCATAATCACCAACCACAAAGTAGCCTTGACAAGCAAATACAGATTCGCAGCGTAGCCGCACATTGATATTGGTTGACGGCTCCTGAACATCTTCACAGCCAGGGGGTTGACAGTGATATCATGAAGGTCGGCGCAAGATAGGTGTTGAAACTGTCCAAAATATCAGTGGACCAGTCATCCAATCCGCCCGTCGACCGATCGACATATGTTAAATACTGATAAGTTAAAGGTGCTGAAAGAGACTCTTAGGACCATCTTGGTGCTGTGGGTAGATTGATTCATCCTTGACACCTCGACTTGGGGTGCTGGTTCGGCGGTTCTATTTCAGGGTTCATTCTCGCAAGCTCCAAACTAAGTCATTAATGAAATTCTCTTTCCACAAACCGGCGAGGAATTGATCATTTGTAGTACTGACGATATGTTTCGCTAGCCCGGAGATAGCGATGAGTCGATCCTTGTCGAAACATAGGCTTGCCTGAGAAACCTCTGACGCTGGGCCCTGATTGCATTCCTAGTACACTCCGTCATTCGTAAAATGCAGAGTACGACTAGATAGTTATCTTTCATGGACAACCCATGCTATTCCAGCAAGCTTGTTTCTAATGTGCTGTCTGTGTTGTCCGAATTTCTCAACTCGACAAATGTTTAGAAGAAGGCGCCCATCACTTGACATTGTTGACAGCGCCAGCATGGGGAGCGCTCAAAAACCTCTGTCATGAGCGCCGACTCTCGGGTCCAGTCAGATGTGCTATCTAGGAAAATACACAATGAATCGACCCAAAGATATTCAATCCCAAAGTAATGGGTGATTTCTATGGCATCCCGATATGTCTTTGACAAGGCTTCCGGCGGAGCCTGCTGGCGGAAGCTGTCGAATGTATCGGTAGTCAGGGCGAGGACTCTCAGGTCGCCCCAGTAATGACTATGCGTTGCATATCTAGCATTTGGGCGGCCCTCGTCCATCAAACGCAAACGCACCGAATCGCGGGAAACTTCGGACACTCATATAGGCAAAAGGGTGTTGCTGAAGGAGGCTCTCCGCAAGTGTGACCTGTGGCGTGTTTCAAGCCAAAATTTACTCAAGTGTAAGCGTCTCTAGTGCTTGGCGAACAGATTCGGGAGTCATATTCTGGCGCTACATATTAGAATCAGTCATGGCTACTTTCCAGAGCCCAAGATTTATCATACCTCGATAGTCTGTCAACATGGCTTTAACTGTGCACTGAATATATCTTGTGAAATTAACATCTTCCATCGGGTGGTGGTCTTGTGCGCCGGTGCGAGTGGGTGTATCCATCATTGAATCGCGGGTTACTTCGACGCTATGTTGTTTTGCCAACTCAACGTCGCCAGATGTGTAAGGAATCTCAAGAGTAAGAACTACTTCGCTGCCTCCAGTCGACAGTAAATACCACCCATGGACGCGCTCAGGAATCGTGCCAGGCACATCTGATGTGTGGTTCTCAAGGCCATGCCTTGAGAACTGAAAATAGATGTCGCACCCTGCAGCAGATTAGGCCAGAAGCTCCGAAAATGTGTTGTATTGAGAGCCTCTACGTTTAACGAACTGCCCCCCGGGGGGAATTTTGAGGGCCGGGATCGAAACAGCGGCCACAGTCGTCCACCATAAACTTGCACTTCTCGCAAACCGTCGCTAGAGGCCTATACCATGGCGGGTCAATTGTATGTGCAGGCGTGGAATCTGAATTCGATAGAGAGTGGGAACCGGCGGTGTTCGTAGAATCGGTAGACTTGTACGCGCTCATCGTCCTGAAAATAGTCAAGTTCGTCGTtgccgggggggggggcgtaGCACACTGCGATGATTTCGAATCGTCTGCAGTTTGATACCCAACGCTCAAGGCAAGTTGAGGACAGTGCAGTGTCAAGAAGAAAGAGTCCCTCCCCAAATTATTCGACACAGGACTGCGACACAAATCACATGCTCAAGCAGGATTTTGGAACCTTTCGTAACTCAAAAACGAACCATATTATTGCTCTCATCAAACACAGAGTGGGGACTCATGTTGTCATCTTCCACAAGTGAAACCGTCACTCATCAAAATCACATCACAATCTCAAATTAAAAGCCATCGAAATATAAGCCGGCAAAGACATCAGATTCAAAAAACAGATGAGAAACTGCAAAACCCGCTAGCTAAACTAGATACATCGCTTCGCTCAAATGCAAAAAAAGACCGTACATGTTTCCACCCCTCTCTTCCCCTGCCAGGCCTGAAAAGCGAGAGAAAGAGTGAGATGAAAAACAGAAAGTATTTCATACaacccagcaccagcaaccatTCCAGGTTTGCCATCCCGAAGACAGTCCTCCAGAACCcattgctgttgttgccttCAGGCGTCCAAATCTGACTGCAGCAGATTATACCATGACCGCATTTACAAGATGCCGCAGGTGAGAAcgttgagggtgatggagcCCTAATGAGTAATTATTAGTGATTTATATGTTAAGAGAGTTCCAGGGAGGAATCTTACAGAGGCAGGAGCGTCAACGTTGCAGCACTTGACAACACCGGAGCAGGTACCGCCAACGACGCCGAGGACGCAGCTAAGGAAGCCGATCGGGATGCCGAGGATGGGGGCGGGGTTGCAGCAGAAGGGCTTCTCGTTGTTAACGGAGCACTGGTTGACGGGGGTGCCACTGTCGTCACCGCCGCCAGTGCGGGCAACGACAACATTATTGTTGGCGACGTCAGCTGCGGGGAGAGCAGCGGCGGTCATGGCGacggtgaggatggtgatgaggctGGAGAACTGCATTTTGGCGGTGGAAGAGTTGGTTGTTTTGAAAAGCAAGAAAGTGTTCGATTGTTTGGAAGGCTGAGTTGGAACTGCTGGAGTAactgttgatgttgatgatgagagcaGTTTAATGTCTGATaaagggagaagaagggagtTTATATAGAAATTTAGAGAGTACGCTTTCAGTCATATCAGCCATGAAAGTCATCCTTATTCAAAATTGTGCCTCTCATCCAACCTGTCATCCCGGCCTTCTGCTTGCATTCGGACGGCTTCCTTGATTTTGATTGCGGGCTTCACCTAGATCAACATTGCATTTTCCTATTTTGAATCTGCAAAATAGCCTCAAGAGTGCTATACCTTGTCGTGTGGTGAAACCAAGGAGGCGAAGAGTTGGAGTACTGCTTGGCAAACCTTCAGGAAGCAAAAGTGTCACGGCATCTACGACGCCTACAAGAGCCCCAAGCCTGCTGCGACCCTACGACAACCAGTCAATGCTACGATGTCCCGTTTCCATGCATGATGACGATCATTGACAGGTTCAGCTCGCCAAAGCCGTAATATCATGATGTAGAACGTGAAGCCGGAGCATACGTCAGTATGTCCGGCGCTTTCTGCTCGAGCTAACTGTCAACAAGAGAAACTCAAAGCTATGCATCATACTGCATCTACCAACATATCTCTCCCATTGTCAGTAATAATGTGGCGCGTATGAAGACTCGGTCCGAACGCCAGCGCTGTAAGGGAAATGAGGCCAAGGTGGTTTGGCCGAACATCGGAAGAGTGAGCAATGAAAGCCATTGGACTGTACTACTTCTAATTCTTCATGTACCTACCTAGGAGCAGCCTCGTGAATAACTGTCGAGGCACTTGTGTAATCCGATCTCTGCTATGTGAAGAAGATCCGTACAGCTACAGGCTAAAGATGATTGGAAGAACAATAGAGACACAAAGGGGAGATGGTGTCGTGGGAAAAGGGGTCAAAAATGCGGCCAAGGAGGTTCACGATCATGTACTAGTGTCGTGTTGTGTAGCATGAAGCAACATGATCTGATCTTGACGGTGAGCTATTGGCAGCAGAAGGTGGTGTCGAGGAGACGGCAGGCGACGGCAACTCCCCGAGGGGATGCAGGAGCATTGGAGTGGACCGACCAACCATAGGCACAGCTACGAAAAGCTTTCCACGGTCAGTCCACCCGCAAATTGGTCGGCTGCCAATAGAACCACACCCCAGCACACCGGAAAATGCGGGGACAAGGGAGTGCTGCATCGTGCGGACTATTTCGAGAGTGATGTGTTGACTGTAAAACAAATCTCCATGCCACGTAACTGAGACAGTGTGCACCGTTTTCTGTCTTTCCAAATGCATCACCTGCATCCAAAGTACTGGCTGGTCCCCTAAATCAAGGTTGAACGGCCAAGTTGTTGCGGGAAGTCGGTCATTTGTTCACAATAATCAAAGCAGTGCTCCTCAGCTCTCCACAAAATCAGCTTGTTTCTGTTGAGCTTCTCCCTTGTTTGGAGGACTCAGCTATGCCCGGCCCGGAGCGCTTGCCCCGAGAAAGGCCTGTGGTGATGTCATCAGGTGGACTTGCCGGCCCAGAGAAAAGTCAATGAAGTGCACGACAGAAGTCCCTGCCTAGGCCAGATGGTTGGGTCGAAGCAACGAAACCCGAAATGCAAAACCAAGGCTCCTGTTCCGATGGTGTACTACCCATAGCGAGTTGCCGCCTGAAACCATTAAGTGTCATATTTCGAGATTGTCAGTAATAACCTAGCAAGAACAGAAAACAGCGGGTGGGCGTTTCTCTATGACACTGTCAGTATCACAGCGGCTGAACAAACTGACAGCTCAGATCATGAGAACATGGACTACACGAGACCACCCAAAACACTTTGTTCACCGCCACTACTTTCCAACTGAGTACGACGGCTTTGGAGGCTCGCTTCAGAGCTGAAAACTCAGAAATGACAACACACATTCAACCACGGCTCGAATCCTATTGACTGGCCTTGACCAAGCCCGAGCGTTTGCATTACCCGGGCCATTGCAACATCGGCAACCGAAAAGTTGTCATTGCTCGCTGTCATGCAACACAGCTGTTCATTCTCCGCAGATTGCGCCTCACAATAACAGGATGTTGGCAGATGCAGATGCTGCAGTCTGCAGCAGCCGCCTTGTTGCTTCTCTTAATCATCCTCCTTGCTCGCCAACTTTTTCTATTCTCTGACCGTGCCGATCCTTTCTCTATCCAGCATGATCGACACTCATACACGCTCGTCTTCCCCTTGCTCCAGCCTTAAGCTTATCTCAACCTTCACTACCTTGCAGAAAAGGCCAAGCCGGGCAATAAGCGGGAAGGATTTGACTGCGAGAAGCGGACTGGGAGTCGCGGGTAGTTCCGTTTTGGCTGACGTTGATGTTGTGGACATCGAATCATGACAATTGGCAGGTTTGGCTTCTAGCTCTTTCGATTAACCGTCAGGCCACACCTTCATGATGTCTACTGACGCAAAGGTGCCCCAATGCAGCCAGCCCCGAGACCGCTCACCACATGATGCCGACTGTCGTTCGGTCTCCCGTCCTTCTCACGCCTCGCTCACTACTACTGTCCATGACAGACCGACAGTTGAAAATACTCCGGGCAGATCGACAAGCTGCAGCTTGATCCTCTCTCGAATCTCGATATGGTAACCACCCATGATACGGAACGTGTCCCAACGTTTGATTTCTGTGGGCACCCACACCTGGTTCGAGATGATGTCTGAGACCTTGGAACTTCGCAGGTGGAACAGTTGATCATTACCATTCTTGGGATAGCTGCTGTCGAAGTTCTGGCTCAACGATACAGCAAGGAACTCGACATACTTGGACTGGGGCTCTATCAAGGTTAATGGCAGCAACAAATTTGAAGGAAGCATTGAGGCGTTCCGGCATTTACACCAGGTTTATCCGAGGCCTGCTCCGATCATGATGAAGTCAAATTCTGGGGGTCAACCGGATACCCCCTTCAAGACTAGTTTTTGGGTTGTGGCAATGTTCTCCTGGCTTTCTCCAAATGCATCAAACCACCAGAGAGACGGGTGGATTCCCATGGAAAAGCCTATGTTAGGAACTTAGGATTGTTGATATGGACACATGATCACGGATCTCAGCAGCCACGAAGCTCTCGATCATGGAGCAGAAGATACTCACAGGTGACAGGCTGTTCATGTATCAGACATTGACGCCAGCTATTGCGTCTTGAATCTCAGCCGGATTAGATCCATGCTCTCGATGACTGCATCTTCAAAACACATTCATCTAGAGCTGCGCATTTCGAGTCCTCAACTTGTCAACTGTTGGAAGACTTGAGGTAGGTGGAGCCAAGTCACGATTCAAGCTTGCGGAGCGAAGGAGGCCTCAACACGACAAAAGGTAAGCATATCCTTGGGACTACTTGTACACTCTCACCATAACATTTTTCTAACATCACAGCATAGGTCAAGGTTCTATAGTGTAGCGGTTAGCACTTCGGATTCTGAGTTACCAGAGCCATTCCGGCAACCCCGGTTCGAGTCCGGGTAGgacctcagcaacaacacttTCTTTTACCAATTATGCCTTAAACCCGTTAATAACGGTGGGCACTgattctttttctctcctcCACAAGCCACAGAGAAAACCGCAAATCCTCTCAGCCCTAAAAGCCGTTGGCTCCACCTCCTTTCGTTCAACCCCTGAACCTTGCTTTTAAGCTTCGCACACAAGGACCACCCACGAGAAGCTCAGATACATGCTTCAAAAGCAAAACTTCCGCCCAGCAGATCTCAATGTATACGGCTCAGGCGATGCATGTCGCCCGGCTAGCTCAATCGGTAGAGCGTGAGACTCTTAAGGAGTTCCTCCGTCAAAtctcaaggttgtgggttcgaCCCCCACGTCGGGCTCAATTCCCGGCATCGAATGTGCCATATTTTTGCTAATttcgtctttttctttatttgTACAGCATATGTTTGGTAATTGGCAGTCAGATCTCTGGATCTACAGGAGAATGATATCCACATGGAGGTTGACAAGTGTTTCTCCACACCTTATTTGACTAGGATTGATATTGCTCGTTGCTGACAGCGCAGGCTCGAGATTGTATCTATTGCATATCTCACACCATTGGAAACCCCCAATATATTTCCTGTTGCTGCGGACGTTTGTGGTGCCCGGTCTCGGTAAGCCGATATTTGGTCTGGTATGACTCGAGATAACTTAGGCTGTCTAGTATTCTTCATGATGTGTGCTAATCTGGGATCTCAGGGTCCAGGGGTCTTCTCAGGTAACATTGGaggctggtggaggttgcACTGCATCAGATATGTCTCGGCTGTTGGCAGTTTTGATCGTATACCGTGTATTGTGTTGTCCATTCGGTGAAAAGTGGGTGTTTTCCCATTGGTGTCAGGTGTCACGGAGGCTTCTGTTATGAAACATTGATGCTCAATATTTCGGGAGGGGCTTCGACCCTGGACTGTGAATGTCTTCTGGCACATGGAAATAGACAGATGGTTAGCCATAACCCCATGGGTGAATTGAACAATATATGGGTGACATTGAGAGATGTGCTAGTGCAATTGAGGTGCTAGGTGATTGATGGTTGAGTTGACCGTGACTGAATCCAAGTCATATATATAGATGAATTCTCATGATGAACTCTGCAGCATGAAGAATGCAAAGAAACGTGAGCTCTGTTAAGGGCTTTTATCACTGTGCTGGGATCAGTTTGGGCTTGCGGTCAGGGATGAAAAACTTTGAGAGCTTCCGacaaataaaataaaagttaaCCTGCGGGCcaggccggtggtgattcACAATAGCCATCAGACTTATCAGTTGTTGAGAGATAGCCGTTTACGCCATCTGCTCCTGTTTCTTCCAGTTGAGCACACTCAGACGACCATGTTTCAGTTGCGCCTTCATTTAGCCACACCGAAGATTACCACAACCACATAAAAGTTCAGAAACTTCACAGAATTTGTTGGCAGCTATCATGAAAAGCCTCATATCCACTCACAATCTCAACTGGTAAACTCAAGCCCGCATGGCTCAGTGGTAGAGCGCATCACTAGTAATGATGAGGTCGTCAGTTCGATTCTGGCTGTGGGCAGTCAAATTTATCTTTTGCGGTTTCATTTCGCTATTTTTGTCTCCCGTAGCATTGTTTCCCCATTTCTTTGCAAAATCCCAATTCCCAAAACATCAGGCCACATTTTGGTTTCCGGCCCCAGTTGAGCGCTTGTCGCGGGGCGCACAGTTGACCCAAATCTGCGGGACCCCTCCCCCGATTGATAAGTGTGGCTTGCCAAGGATCCACTAATTCTGGCCCGAATTGGCATCGCTGGCGCGGGGAGCTTGGACCTCTCTGAATGTGGATatccacccacctcacctGGACCTcacaacccaaccacaacTCCACAGTggctccttttttttctggagTGCTTTTTGGGGCTGGTCCTTTTTTGAATCTGTGCTGGTTCCATTTCACTTTGGCAAAGAGTCAAATAAGAAGTCAGATGAGTGGCGCATCGACGGGCACCACCAGGGACCACCGCAATAACTAAGCAGAGAGCGGCGCTAAAAACTGCAGGTGTTTGAACgtctctcctctcttccatTTTCATCACTCTCATACGATCACCTCAGCTATCAACACCTCTTTCTTCAAAGTGCAGGAGatacctcatcatcatcagccagAATACGATAAAAGAGAGCAGCAAAATGTCGTCACCAACATCCGACAACAGCCCGGTGAGAAGCGGGATGGAGACCCCGCCTACGCCTCACCCCATCTCGGATGAGGTCCTGCGCGCCGTTTACGCGTCAGATATGGAAATGTACCCCGCGGGGCTGTCGTACGACAGACTCTGCAGCTGGGTGGCGGCCTGTCCCGAAATGTCGATATGCTGGTCATCACCCAAGACGGGAATACTCGGTGTGGTTATTGTCTTGCCCATGTTGAGGGAATACTGGGAGGACTTGTTGGTGGGAAAACTGAAGGAGCCTACTGTCGACGCGCATACCATGTTTCCTCACGACAACAAGAGGGAGCAAAAACCACTGGCGGAACATGTTGAGGTGGCAGGGGCCAGGCAGATCGGCAACGGCAAGGCACCAAATGGAAGGATATCTGCCGTGCAGGAGAACGAGGTGCAACAAGAGGTTGGACTGCATGTTTATCACATCGAGCGGTTAGCTGTCGAGCCACCTACCTCGAAGCAGAGGAGGTTTTCAGAGATTGCTATGGAGGAGGTTACGAGACgggcggcggagaagaaggggtggaaggttGTTGGGTTGTCTGGTATGTCTTGCTTTTACCCTCACCTCATATGGCGGATGGTAATACTGACGTAACAAACAGCTCTCGTCGCGACAGATGGTGGGAAAAGGACGTTTCAGCGCATGGGCTTCAAGAACACCGGCTACAGAGAGCTGTTTGTCACCAAGGTAATACGCAGGCCTTCGTATGCCGCCATTGGCATCGGGAACAGTCCCAGCATCCCCGAGGACGCTGTTGACGAGCCCGAGGAGCTGGACATGCTCTACATCTACCCTGAAGATGGAGCGGGGGGCAAGAGCGTCAGTGAGATTATTGGATATGGCCGGACAGTGGTTGCCATGTCTGAGATGACTGTCAAGCGCGTCAGtcaggaggaaggggagctACCAAGTCTGTTAATGTCAAGTAATGGGAATGGCTGTGCATTGGAATTATCGAGCTCGATTTGAGCAGTTGGATAATGAACAGCAATCAATGCACAGCCAGGGAGCAAATAAACGAAGTAACATCTCTACTCCACTTGCTTGTACCATTTCAATTCTGGTCTATCCAACTGGAGTCAGCTCCGTGGAGATACTGCTGATGACCCAGGAAGATCCAAGCTCCGGGACGTCTACTGTGCGGGGATAAGAGACATTGCTGTCTCGGTTCACGACTGCCGGTATCACTGCGTCTACGGCCCGTCTGCATACAACCCTGCGATCTGGTGTCTATGGCACCCTAAATGGGGGGAAAATGCGGAGGTGGAAAGACAATGTTGATTGCTTTCAGCCCAAGCAGAACAACATCGAGGGACTGCAGCGCGGGTATGTTGGACGGACAGAGCCGGAATCCAGGCCTGATGACGCGGCAACTGCCGTGGGTCAATGGGCCAGCCACGGCCTCGAGGAAAGACTCCAGCTGGATCATGTTGCGATCGGTGGTTTCGATGTTGCGATCGAGAGACAGGATCAACAATGTTGCTGCCCAGTTACACAAAACAGTCTCCCATTGGGCGTTTGTATGAGTCGTCGTTGTCATGGATTGATGGGTTTGACGCTGGTCTATCTATCGGAGGTCATGGAAGAAGAGTTGTCgaatgggggggatggtAGGGGCAGACTCAAGTATAAAGAGGCGGTCTCTTGCCCTCGAGAGAGGTCAAGCTTttcatcagcatcaaccAACCTCTCGAGCAAACAATAAACCACAAGAATCATCCCAACCATCAAAATGAAgttcaccgccaccaccgcccttcTTACCCTCCTCGCAaccgccaccgccctcccctGGTCCTTCAAGAGTGCCGGCAATGGCAAGCACTCTGATGAGATCACGTacgtctccctccccctcaccctctaTCACCCTTTTCTGACATCGGGTAATAGcctccacctcaccctcgacaaaggaaccaccaccgcccaccaccgcccccccaaGTCAAAGTCGGAAGAGATGAAGATCATCATGGGCATGTCCGATGTCTGCCTCCGCGTCTGCTGGCCCGAATCGCCCAAGTGCCCAGAGGAATGGGTAAGCATCATTCATCATCGGAAGCAAGCGCATGGAGTAATTGCTGATGGCCTGTGTCATTGTAGTCACCCAAGAACATGGGCAGCGACGAGGATCCGTGCTGGACTTGCTGCAGGAAGATGGAGCATGATCTTTGAGCACGAGACATTTCTCAGTGGCAAAGGGGTCGCTGGGTTTTGGGGCATTTGGTAGCTGTTGAAGGGACATGTCGGAAGTTGGATTACATATACACTCCTTTGGTGAAGATAGCTTACCCTTCCTAGGGTTTCATGTTAACGAAGGTTGAACGGTTAATGCCTGGGATGAAGATAAGAAAAAGGTGACTAGAAAATAGAAACACTGTTTCTGCAACTTTGATGGCATCTTGAGGTGAAATCTTGGATATGCATGGCATGTTCATGACCCTCGGCTCTGCTTCCGTTCGATAGCTAACAGTAGGCAGGTTAACCACATCGGTGGAGAGTTTGATATCAAATACGAGGCATTAAAGGATCACGGCTAGGCATCTCGACTATCTCAACATATTATCCACTATATTTCTATGTCCCCTTCTTACATAGCAATTATGATTTGTTTGTTGCTGACAGGATACGCGTTGGACGCGCTAGGTAAACTCGACAACTCCCACCACAGGTAAGCTCTGAAGATAGTCATCAGAGACAAGAAAACAGAGAAAATGGGTAACGATAAACTGTTGTAGTGAGAAAGAAAGCAGCAGGCACAGTCAAAAAATGACAAAAGAGATGCCCAATAACAGGATTGAACTGTTGACCTTCGCATTACCATATGCTGGTTTCCCAGTATTAGTACGACGCTCTAACCAGCTGAGCTAATCGGGCTGTTGTGGAGATTGCTGATGTTCTACGGCAATGTGGCTCTCATTAACAAGTGGAACCCTTTTCCTAGAGGGTCTCGAATGCAAGTTGGACACTAGGAACAGTCATGCATATGCTATCTATTCATACAAATTACAATTCCTTTCTGGAAAACGAAACATTAGTGTAGTTTGGGGAGGTTCGGGGTTGTGATATACTCCAACATTAGTATATGGCGTTGACGGTGTTCAGACTTCAGGGGCTCAGTA from Podospora pseudopauciseta strain CBS 411.78 chromosome 3, whole genome shotgun sequence encodes the following:
- a CDS encoding hypothetical protein (EggNog:ENOG503P654), producing MSSPTSDNSPVRSGMETPPTPHPISDEVLRAVYASDMEMYPAGLSYDRLCSWVAACPEMSICWSSPKTGILGVVIVLPMLREYWEDLLVGKLKEPTVDAHTMFPHDNKREQKPLAEHVEVAGARQIGNGKAPNGRISAVQENEVQQEVGLHVYHIERLAVEPPTSKQRRFSEIAMEEVTRRAAEKKGWKVVGLSALVATDGGKRTFQRMGFKNTGYRELFVTKVIRRPSYAAIGIGNSPSIPEDAVDEPEELDMLYIYPEDGAGGKSVSEIIGYGRTVVAMSEMTVKRVSQEEGELPSLLMSSNGNGCALELSSSI
- a CDS encoding hypothetical protein (EggNog:ENOG503P9RU), with protein sequence MKFTATTALLTLLATATALPWSFKSAGNGKHSDEITLHLTLDKGTTTAHHRPPKSKSEEMKIIMGMSDVCLRVCWPESPKCPEEWSPKNMGSDEDPCWTCCRKMEHDL